In Pungitius pungitius chromosome 2, fPunPun2.1, whole genome shotgun sequence, a single window of DNA contains:
- the nrf1 gene encoding nuclear respiratory factor 1 has protein sequence MDEHVIHQTEHMTTIEASAVSQQVHQVHVATYTEASMMSAEEDSTSSPDDDPYDDTDILNSAGTDEITAHLAAAGPVGMAAAAAVATGKKRKRPHIFESNPSIRKRQQTRLLRKLRATLDEYTTRVGQQAIVLCISPSKPNPVFKVFGAAPLENVVRKYKGMMLEDLENALAEHAPAGGDLASELPPLTIDGIPVSVDKMTQAQLRAFIPEMLKYSTGRGKPGWGKESCKPVWWPEDIPWANVRSDVRTEEQKQRVSWTQALRTIVKNCYKQHGREDLLYAFEDQITTTTTHHHLTTAQSIAHLVPQQTVVQTINNPDGTVSLIQVGTGHTVATLADASELPGVTVAQVNYTTVTDGEVEQNWATLQGGEMTIQTTQASEATQAVASLADAAVAASHEMQPGATVTMALNSEAAAHAVATLAEATLQGGGQIVLAETAAAVGALAGVQDATGLVQIPVSMYQTVVTSLAHGNRPVQVAMAPVATRLENTVTLDGQAVEVVTLEQ, from the exons ATGGATGAACACGTCATTCACCAGACAGAACACATGACCACCATAGAGGCCAGCGCCGTCAGCCAGCAAGTTCATCAG GTACACGTGGCCACCTATACCGAAGCTTCCATGATGAGTGCCGAGGAAGACTCAACGTCTTCGCCAGATGACGACCCTTATGACGACACGGACATCCTCAACTCTGCCGGCACGGATGAGATCACCGCTCACCTGGCGGCCGCAG GGCCAGTCGGcatggcagctgctgctgccgtggCAACAGGTAAGAAAAGGAAGAGGCCTCATATCTTTGAATCCAACCCCTCCATCCGCAAGAGGCAGCAGACTCGTCTGCTGAG GAAACTGCGAGCCACCCTGGATGAGTACACCACCCGAGTGGGCCAACAGGCCATAGTGCTGTGCATCTCTCCCTCCAAACCCAACCCCGTGTTCAAGGTGTTCGGGGCTGCTCCTCTGGAGAATGTG GTGAGGAAGTACAAGGGCATGATGTTGGAGGACCTGGAGAACGCTCTGGCGGAGCACGCCCCCGCCGGTGGAGACCTGGCCTCAGAGTTGCCGCCCCTCACCATTGACGGCATACCTGTCTCTGTGGACAAGATGACCCAG GCCCAGCTGCGAGCGTTCATCCCCGAGATGCTCAAGTACTCGACGGGCCGCGGGAAGCCCGGCTGGGGAAAGGAGAGCTGCAAGCCAGTGTGGTGGCCGGAGGACATCCCCTGGGCCAACGTCCGCAGTGACGTCCgcacagaggagcagaagcAGAGG GTGTCTTGGACGCAGGCGCTGCGGACCATCGTTAAGAACTGCTACAAGCAGCACGGCCGCGAGGATCTGCTGTACGCTTTCGAAGATCAGATCACGACGACCACCACCCATCACCATCTGACCACGGCGCAGAGCATCGCTCACCTCGTGCCCCAACAAACCGTCGTACAGACCATCAACAACCCCGACGGAACGGTCTCGCTCATCCAG GTCGGCACGGGACACACGGTCGCCACCCTGGCAGACGCCTCGGAGCTGCCCGGCGTCACGGTGGCTCAGGTCAACTACACCACTGTGACTGACGGAGAG GTGGAACAGAACTGGGCCACCCTCCAGGGGGGTGAGATGACGATCCAAACCACTCAGGCCTCAGAGGCCACGCAGGCAGTGGCATCCCTGGCAGATGCCGCCGTAGCTGCCAGTCACGAAATGCAGCCCGGAGCCACAGTCACGATGGCGCTTAACAG TGAGGCAGCAGCCCATGCTGTAGCAACGTTGGCAGAGGCCACCCTGCAAGGCGGGGGGCAGATTGTCCTGGCAGAGACGGCCGCTGCCGTCGGGGCGCTGGCAGGAGTTCAAGATGCCACAG gTCTGGTCCAGATCCCCGTCAGCATGTACCAGACCGTAGTGACCAGCCTCGCCCACGGAAACCGGCCCGTCCAGGTTGCCATGGCACCCGTCGCCACACGCTTAGAGAACACTGTCACGCTCGACGGCCAGGCGGTGGAAGTCGTGACTCTTGAACAGTGA